Proteins encoded within one genomic window of Neodiprion fabricii isolate iyNeoFabr1 chromosome 6, iyNeoFabr1.1, whole genome shotgun sequence:
- the LOC124185850 gene encoding probable phosphorylase b kinase regulatory subunit alpha isoform X3, giving the protein MRSRSNSGVRLDYYQRVVHKIIMDHQNPVTGLFPASADINHAWIRDNIYCILAVWGLSMAYKKIADADEDRAKTYELEQSCVKLMRGLLMAMMQQKDKVEKFKTTQNPHDALHAKYSSVNGQTVVGDAEWGHLQIDAISLYLLILAQMTASGLQIVFNLDEVAFIQNLVFYIESAYCTPDYGIWERGDKTNHGLPELNASSIGMAKAALEAMNELDLFGARGGPTSVIHVLADEAQKCQAVLQSMLPRESNSKELDSGLLSIISFPAFAVDEPNLIDLTRSAIIKKLQGRYGCKRFLRDGHRTPKEDPNRLYYEPWELRMFENIECEWPLFFCYLILDFCFQGNKDAVIKYTEYLEAIMIKTEDGMKLVPELYTVPADKVAAEYADPGSQEREAIGRCPFMWAQSLYILGKLLQEGFLAVGELDPLNRRLCSEKKPDVVVQVVILAEDAEIREKIAQHDIHVQTIAEVAPIEVQPAKVLSHLYTYLGRNKKLGLSGRKSRDVGILSTSKLYSLHDKIFAFTPQLTDMTRFYIASDYELMIDIFKGEINFLKSSWQNMLGRPLVVMPLKNAHLDQGKIPLAMITTMKKLKSGYINGTRVSLGNLNEFLSTSCITNLSFLGSSEEGRPDKLNPQVQQYLDDHLLRAFPHRSGLLNRPVARSGRNLRRKMSVKGAIKKTRSIAVEPESLGMSGDERRISVGYSSNPFIEITDTAAAKQSSSPPVIVTRTPSPTDDLLPWKQSAKSHRHRLASETQYADTEVEELLAMLRETESLEEQGDILQYLVDSQGLHYDTGMLEEGRHVTVKDLLKGLYQKACQQKMWGIVRHTAGMLGKRVEDLAKAVTDLLVRQKQVTVGMPPSNEYTIVAPLPENELRSLIHQAYGDDESTAMLTQELLVYLAMFIRTEPQLFHEMLRLRVGLIIQVMATELSRTLICTGEEASEHLLNLSPFEMKNLLHHIMSGKEFAISSVGRGNFSVISCKSGRVSRKSQIGSFLEVDQPDGGELEPDRQGQWLRRRRLDGALNRVPRDFYPRVWGVLERCQGLAIEGRVLPQNLTQEMTPGELKFALAVETVLNTIPQPEYRQLVVEALMVLTLVTEYNVVASLGGLIAVEHLVHKANVIFLEDQMNSDGDATLCCAKPKEQRETTATGGLLCGGAAYVCQHFYDSAPSGSYGTMTYITRAIASLLNCLPKDGDLECSVS; this is encoded by the exons ATGCGAAGTCGCAGCAACTCCGGAGTCCGTTTGGACTACTATCAGCGTGTGGttcataaaataattatggaCCATCAAAATCCAGTTACTGGCCTTTTTCCGGCGAGTGCTGACATTAATCATGCATGGATACGAGACAACATCTATTGCATATTAGCAGTCTGGGGTCTTTCAATGGCCTATAAAAAAATAGCTGATGCTGACGAGGATAGGGCCAAAACTTACGAGTTGGAGCAAAGCTGTGTTAAATTGATGCGTGGTTTGTTAATGGCCATGATGCAGCAAAAGgataaagtagaaaaatttaaaacaactCAAAATCCACATGACGCTTTGCATGCCAAGTATAGTTCTGTTAATGGACAAACTGTCGTTGGGGATGCAGAGTGGGGACATCTTCAAATTGATGCTATTTCTCTATATTTGTTGATTCTCGCTCAGATGACTGCATCTGGAttacaaattgttttcaatttggaTGAG GTGGCTTTTATACAGAATTTAGTATTTTATATTGAATCTGCTTATTGCACGCCGGATTACGGTATTTGGGAACGAGGAGATAAAACTAATCACGGATTACCAGAGCTCAATGCTAGCAGCATAGGAATGGCCAAGGCCGCACTCGAAGCTATGAACGAACTGGATTTGTTTGGTGCTCGCGGTGGTCCAACTTCCGTTATCCACGTACTGGCTGACGAGGCGCAAAAGTGTCAGGCCGTGCTACAGTCTATGTTACCAAGAGAATCCAATTCAAAGGAACTCGACAGTGGTCTTTTGTCTATCATAAGTTTCCCAGCTTTTGCTGTTGACGAACCTAATCTTATCGATTTAACTAGGAGTGctattatcaaaaaattacaaggaaGATACGGTTGCAAGAGGTTCCTCAGAGATGGTCACAGGACTCCCAAAGAAGATCCTAATCG CCTATATTACGAACCATGGGAGCTCCGCATGTTTGAGAATATAGAATGTGAATGGCCTTTGTTCTTCTGCTACTTGATTCTTGACTTTTGCTTTCAAGGCAATAAGGACGcagttataaaatatacagaaTATCTTGAGGCAATTATGATTAAAACTGAAGACGGAATGAAATTAGTTCCAGAATTATATACTGTACCAGCTGATAAGGTAGCTGCTGAATATGCAGATCCCGGTAGCCAAGAAAGAGAGGCAATAGGTAGATGTCCTTTCATGTGGGCACAATCATTGTACATTCTAGGAAAACTGTTGCAAGAG GGTTTCTTGGCAGTTGGAGAGCTAGATCCACTAAACAGACGTTTGTGCAGTGAGAAGAAACCGGATGTTGTGGTACAAGTAGTTATACTCGCAGAGGATGCTGAAATACGCGAAAAAATTGCCCAACACGATATCCATGTTCAAACTATCGCGGAAGTAGCACCAATAGAAGTACAGCCTGCCAAAGTCCTCAGTCATTTGTATACTTATCTAG gacgtaataaaaaattaggttTATCAGGGCGAAAATCGAGAGATGTGGGAATACTCAGCACAAGCAAATTATACTCTCtacatgataaaatatttgcgTTTACACCACAA ttgacGGACATGACACGGTTCTACATCGCATCGGACTATGAGCTCATGATTGACATATTCAAAGgcgaaataaatttcttgaagTCTAGCTGGCAAAACATGTTAGGCCGGCCGCTGGTGGTGATGCCGCTCAAGAACGCTCACCTAG ATCAAGGAAAAATTCCCTTGGCCATGATCACTaccatgaaaaaattaaagagcGGCTATATCAACGGAACTAGAGTATCCCTGGgaaatttaaatgaattctTAAGTACCTCTTGTATCACCAATTTAAGCTTCTTGGGTAGCTCAGAGGAAGGCAGACCTGATAAATTGAATCCCCAG GTTCAACAATACCTGGATGATCACTTATTACGTGCCTTTCCGCATCGTTCTGGCCTTCTTAATCGGCCTGTTGCTCGGAGCGGACGAAATCTCAGACGTAAAATGTCTGTCAAGGGTGctataaaaaaaactagatCCATAGCGGTAGAAC CTGAAAGTCTCGGAATGTCTGGAGATGAACGTAGAATTTCCGTGGGCTACTCCTCCAATCCATTTATCGAGATAACGGATACGGCAGCAGCAAAGCAATCATCTTCTCCACCAGTAATCGTAACTCGTACACCATCACCGACTGATGACCTGTTGCCATGGAAGCAATCCGCCAAGTCGCATAGACATAGATTAGCATCTGAAACACAATACGCTGATACCGAAGTGGAAGAGTTATTAGCAATGTTGAGGGAAACTGAAAGTTTAGAAGAGCAGGGAGACATCTTGCAATATTTG GTTGATTCGCAAGGATTGCATTATGACACTGGTATGCTTGAGGAGGGGCGGCATGTTACTGTTAAAGACTTGCTGAAAGGATTATATCAAAAGGCTTGCCAGCAAAAAATGTGGGGTATTGTAAGGCACACAGCTGGTATGCTAGGAAAACGTGTTGAAGATCTAGCCAAGGCTGTTACTGACTTGCTAGTCCGTCAAAAGCAAGTTACAGTCGGCATGCCACCTTCGAATGAGTATACTATCGTTGCACCTTTGCCAGAAAATGAATTGAGATCTCTGATTCACCAAGCTTATGGTGATGATGAATCTACCGCCATGTTGACCCAGGAGCTACTTGTTTACTTGGCAATGTTTATCAGAACTGAGCCTCAACTATTTCACGAAATGTTGAGGCTTAGAGTTGGATTGATTATCCAAGTTATGGCCACTGAACTTTCTCGAACATTAATTTGTACTGGAGAGGAAGCATCTGAACATTTACTGAACTTATCTccatttgaaatgaaaaatttgttacatcATATTATGAGTGGCAAGGAATTCGCCATAAGTAGCG TTGGACGTGGAAACTTCTCTGTCATTAGCTGTAAATCAGGCAGAGTTAGTAGG AAATCTCAAATTGGTTCCTTTCTGGAAGTTGACCAGCCGGATGGCGGTGAATTAGAGCCTGATAGACAAGGTCAATGGTTGCGAAGACGGAGGCTAGATGGAGCCTTGAACAGAGTACCCAGAGATTTTTATCCTCGGGTATGGGGAGTGCTTGAACGA TGTCAAGGTTTGGCTATCGAGGGTAGAGTACTTCCGCAGAATTTAACGCAAGAAATGACGCCCGGAGAATTAAAATTTGCATTAGCCGTTGAAACTGTCCTGAATACTATACCACAACCAGAATATCGCCAGCTAGTAGTCGAGGCTCTAATGGTTCTCACTTTAGTTACTGAATACAATGTTGTAGCTTCGCTAGGTGGGCTCATAGCTGTCGAACATTTAGTGCATAAAGCAAATGTCATATTTTTGGAAGATCAG ATGAATTCAGATGGAGACGCAACACTCTGTTGCGCTAAGCCAAAAGAACAGCGTGAGACAACTGCAACAGGAGGCTTACTTTGTGGCGGAGCTGCTTATGTCTGtcaacatttttatgataGTGCACCTAGCGGCAGTTACGGAACCATGACATATATCACAAGGGCTATAGCTTCTTTGCTGAATTGTCTACCAAAAGATGGGGACCTAGAATGTTCAGTGTCATAG
- the LOC124185850 gene encoding probable phosphorylase b kinase regulatory subunit alpha isoform X2 translates to MRSRSNSGVRLDYYQRVVHKIIMDHQNPVTGLFPASADINHAWIRDNIYCILAVWGLSMAYKKIADADEDRAKTYELEQSCVKLMRGLLMAMMQQKDKVEKFKTTQNPHDALHAKYSSVNGQTVVGDAEWGHLQIDAISLYLLILAQMTASGLQIVFNLDEVAFIQNLVFYIESAYCTPDYGIWERGDKTNHGLPELNASSIGMAKAALEAMNELDLFGARGGPTSVIHVLADEAQKCQAVLQSMLPRESNSKELDSGLLSIISFPAFAVDEPNLIDLTRSAIIKKLQGRYGCKRFLRDGHRTPKEDPNRLYYEPWELRMFENIECEWPLFFCYLILDFCFQGNKDAVIKYTEYLEAIMIKTEDGMKLVPELYTVPADKVAAEYADPGSQEREAIGRCPFMWAQSLYILGKLLQEGFLAVGELDPLNRRLCSEKKPDVVVQVVILAEDAEIREKIAQHDIHVQTIAEVAPIEVQPAKVLSHLYTYLGRNKKLGLSGRKSRDVGILSTSKLYSLHDKIFAFTPQLTDMTRFYIASDYELMIDIFKGEINFLKSSWQNMLGRPLVVMPLKNAHLDQGKIPLAMITTMKKLKSGYINGTRVSLGNLNEFLSTSCITNLSFLGSSEEGRPDKLNPQVQQYLDDHLLRAFPHRSGLLNRPVARSGRNLRRKMSVKGAIKKTRSIAVELVPISLQEPESLGMSGDERRISVGYSSNPFIEITDTAAAKQSSSPPVIVTRTPSPTDDLLPWKQSAKSHRHRLASETQYADTEVEELLAMLRETESLEEQGDILQYLVDSQGLHYDTGMLEEGRHVTVKDLLKGLYQKACQQKMWGIVRHTAGMLGKRVEDLAKAVTDLLVRQKQVTVGMPPSNEYTIVAPLPENELRSLIHQAYGDDESTAMLTQELLVYLAMFIRTEPQLFHEMLRLRVGLIIQVMATELSRTLICTGEEASEHLLNLSPFEMKNLLHHIMSGKEFAISSVGRGNFSVISCKSGRVSRKSQIGSFLEVDQPDGGELEPDRQGQWLRRRRLDGALNRVPRDFYPRVWGVLERCQGLAIEGRVLPQNLTQEMTPGELKFALAVETVLNTIPQPEYRQLVVEALMVLTLVTEYNVVASLGGLIAVEHLVHKANVIFLEDQMNSDGDATLCCAKPKEQRETTATGGLLCGGAAYVCQHFYDSAPSGSYGTMTYITRAIASLLNCLPKDGDLECSVS, encoded by the exons ATGCGAAGTCGCAGCAACTCCGGAGTCCGTTTGGACTACTATCAGCGTGTGGttcataaaataattatggaCCATCAAAATCCAGTTACTGGCCTTTTTCCGGCGAGTGCTGACATTAATCATGCATGGATACGAGACAACATCTATTGCATATTAGCAGTCTGGGGTCTTTCAATGGCCTATAAAAAAATAGCTGATGCTGACGAGGATAGGGCCAAAACTTACGAGTTGGAGCAAAGCTGTGTTAAATTGATGCGTGGTTTGTTAATGGCCATGATGCAGCAAAAGgataaagtagaaaaatttaaaacaactCAAAATCCACATGACGCTTTGCATGCCAAGTATAGTTCTGTTAATGGACAAACTGTCGTTGGGGATGCAGAGTGGGGACATCTTCAAATTGATGCTATTTCTCTATATTTGTTGATTCTCGCTCAGATGACTGCATCTGGAttacaaattgttttcaatttggaTGAG GTGGCTTTTATACAGAATTTAGTATTTTATATTGAATCTGCTTATTGCACGCCGGATTACGGTATTTGGGAACGAGGAGATAAAACTAATCACGGATTACCAGAGCTCAATGCTAGCAGCATAGGAATGGCCAAGGCCGCACTCGAAGCTATGAACGAACTGGATTTGTTTGGTGCTCGCGGTGGTCCAACTTCCGTTATCCACGTACTGGCTGACGAGGCGCAAAAGTGTCAGGCCGTGCTACAGTCTATGTTACCAAGAGAATCCAATTCAAAGGAACTCGACAGTGGTCTTTTGTCTATCATAAGTTTCCCAGCTTTTGCTGTTGACGAACCTAATCTTATCGATTTAACTAGGAGTGctattatcaaaaaattacaaggaaGATACGGTTGCAAGAGGTTCCTCAGAGATGGTCACAGGACTCCCAAAGAAGATCCTAATCG CCTATATTACGAACCATGGGAGCTCCGCATGTTTGAGAATATAGAATGTGAATGGCCTTTGTTCTTCTGCTACTTGATTCTTGACTTTTGCTTTCAAGGCAATAAGGACGcagttataaaatatacagaaTATCTTGAGGCAATTATGATTAAAACTGAAGACGGAATGAAATTAGTTCCAGAATTATATACTGTACCAGCTGATAAGGTAGCTGCTGAATATGCAGATCCCGGTAGCCAAGAAAGAGAGGCAATAGGTAGATGTCCTTTCATGTGGGCACAATCATTGTACATTCTAGGAAAACTGTTGCAAGAG GGTTTCTTGGCAGTTGGAGAGCTAGATCCACTAAACAGACGTTTGTGCAGTGAGAAGAAACCGGATGTTGTGGTACAAGTAGTTATACTCGCAGAGGATGCTGAAATACGCGAAAAAATTGCCCAACACGATATCCATGTTCAAACTATCGCGGAAGTAGCACCAATAGAAGTACAGCCTGCCAAAGTCCTCAGTCATTTGTATACTTATCTAG gacgtaataaaaaattaggttTATCAGGGCGAAAATCGAGAGATGTGGGAATACTCAGCACAAGCAAATTATACTCTCtacatgataaaatatttgcgTTTACACCACAA ttgacGGACATGACACGGTTCTACATCGCATCGGACTATGAGCTCATGATTGACATATTCAAAGgcgaaataaatttcttgaagTCTAGCTGGCAAAACATGTTAGGCCGGCCGCTGGTGGTGATGCCGCTCAAGAACGCTCACCTAG ATCAAGGAAAAATTCCCTTGGCCATGATCACTaccatgaaaaaattaaagagcGGCTATATCAACGGAACTAGAGTATCCCTGGgaaatttaaatgaattctTAAGTACCTCTTGTATCACCAATTTAAGCTTCTTGGGTAGCTCAGAGGAAGGCAGACCTGATAAATTGAATCCCCAG GTTCAACAATACCTGGATGATCACTTATTACGTGCCTTTCCGCATCGTTCTGGCCTTCTTAATCGGCCTGTTGCTCGGAGCGGACGAAATCTCAGACGTAAAATGTCTGTCAAGGGTGctataaaaaaaactagatCCATAGCGGTAGAAC TGGTTCCTATAAGTCTCCAAGAGC CTGAAAGTCTCGGAATGTCTGGAGATGAACGTAGAATTTCCGTGGGCTACTCCTCCAATCCATTTATCGAGATAACGGATACGGCAGCAGCAAAGCAATCATCTTCTCCACCAGTAATCGTAACTCGTACACCATCACCGACTGATGACCTGTTGCCATGGAAGCAATCCGCCAAGTCGCATAGACATAGATTAGCATCTGAAACACAATACGCTGATACCGAAGTGGAAGAGTTATTAGCAATGTTGAGGGAAACTGAAAGTTTAGAAGAGCAGGGAGACATCTTGCAATATTTG GTTGATTCGCAAGGATTGCATTATGACACTGGTATGCTTGAGGAGGGGCGGCATGTTACTGTTAAAGACTTGCTGAAAGGATTATATCAAAAGGCTTGCCAGCAAAAAATGTGGGGTATTGTAAGGCACACAGCTGGTATGCTAGGAAAACGTGTTGAAGATCTAGCCAAGGCTGTTACTGACTTGCTAGTCCGTCAAAAGCAAGTTACAGTCGGCATGCCACCTTCGAATGAGTATACTATCGTTGCACCTTTGCCAGAAAATGAATTGAGATCTCTGATTCACCAAGCTTATGGTGATGATGAATCTACCGCCATGTTGACCCAGGAGCTACTTGTTTACTTGGCAATGTTTATCAGAACTGAGCCTCAACTATTTCACGAAATGTTGAGGCTTAGAGTTGGATTGATTATCCAAGTTATGGCCACTGAACTTTCTCGAACATTAATTTGTACTGGAGAGGAAGCATCTGAACATTTACTGAACTTATCTccatttgaaatgaaaaatttgttacatcATATTATGAGTGGCAAGGAATTCGCCATAAGTAGCG TTGGACGTGGAAACTTCTCTGTCATTAGCTGTAAATCAGGCAGAGTTAGTAGG AAATCTCAAATTGGTTCCTTTCTGGAAGTTGACCAGCCGGATGGCGGTGAATTAGAGCCTGATAGACAAGGTCAATGGTTGCGAAGACGGAGGCTAGATGGAGCCTTGAACAGAGTACCCAGAGATTTTTATCCTCGGGTATGGGGAGTGCTTGAACGA TGTCAAGGTTTGGCTATCGAGGGTAGAGTACTTCCGCAGAATTTAACGCAAGAAATGACGCCCGGAGAATTAAAATTTGCATTAGCCGTTGAAACTGTCCTGAATACTATACCACAACCAGAATATCGCCAGCTAGTAGTCGAGGCTCTAATGGTTCTCACTTTAGTTACTGAATACAATGTTGTAGCTTCGCTAGGTGGGCTCATAGCTGTCGAACATTTAGTGCATAAAGCAAATGTCATATTTTTGGAAGATCAG ATGAATTCAGATGGAGACGCAACACTCTGTTGCGCTAAGCCAAAAGAACAGCGTGAGACAACTGCAACAGGAGGCTTACTTTGTGGCGGAGCTGCTTATGTCTGtcaacatttttatgataGTGCACCTAGCGGCAGTTACGGAACCATGACATATATCACAAGGGCTATAGCTTCTTTGCTGAATTGTCTACCAAAAGATGGGGACCTAGAATGTTCAGTGTCATAG
- the LOC124185850 gene encoding probable phosphorylase b kinase regulatory subunit alpha isoform X1 has protein sequence MRSRSNSGVRLDYYQRVVHKIIMDHQNPVTGLFPASADINHAWIRDNIYCILAVWGLSMAYKKIADADEDRAKTYELEQSCVKLMRGLLMAMMQQKDKVEKFKTTQNPHDALHAKYSSVNGQTVVGDAEWGHLQIDAISLYLLILAQMTASGLQIVFNLDEVAFIQNLVFYIESAYCTPDYGIWERGDKTNHGLPELNASSIGMAKAALEAMNELDLFGARGGPTSVIHVLADEAQKCQAVLQSMLPRESNSKELDSGLLSIISFPAFAVDEPNLIDLTRSAIIKKLQGRYGCKRFLRDGHRTPKEDPNRLYYEPWELRMFENIECEWPLFFCYLILDFCFQGNKDAVIKYTEYLEAIMIKTEDGMKLVPELYTVPADKVAAEYADPGSQEREAIGRCPFMWAQSLYILGKLLQEGFLAVGELDPLNRRLCSEKKPDVVVQVVILAEDAEIREKIAQHDIHVQTIAEVAPIEVQPAKVLSHLYTYLGRNKKLGLSGRKSRDVGILSTSKLYSLHDKIFAFTPQNFDGEEYYTTNDAALLVDTVTNYLAFLTINWKQMLGRPTLTLVATHNHLDQGKIPLAMITTMKKLKSGYINGTRVSLGNLNEFLSTSCITNLSFLGSSEEGRPDKLNPQVQQYLDDHLLRAFPHRSGLLNRPVARSGRNLRRKMSVKGAIKKTRSIAVELVPISLQEPESLGMSGDERRISVGYSSNPFIEITDTAAAKQSSSPPVIVTRTPSPTDDLLPWKQSAKSHRHRLASETQYADTEVEELLAMLRETESLEEQGDILQYLVDSQGLHYDTGMLEEGRHVTVKDLLKGLYQKACQQKMWGIVRHTAGMLGKRVEDLAKAVTDLLVRQKQVTVGMPPSNEYTIVAPLPENELRSLIHQAYGDDESTAMLTQELLVYLAMFIRTEPQLFHEMLRLRVGLIIQVMATELSRTLICTGEEASEHLLNLSPFEMKNLLHHIMSGKEFAISSVGRGNFSVISCKSGRVSRKSQIGSFLEVDQPDGGELEPDRQGQWLRRRRLDGALNRVPRDFYPRVWGVLERCQGLAIEGRVLPQNLTQEMTPGELKFALAVETVLNTIPQPEYRQLVVEALMVLTLVTEYNVVASLGGLIAVEHLVHKANVIFLEDQMNSDGDATLCCAKPKEQRETTATGGLLCGGAAYVCQHFYDSAPSGSYGTMTYITRAIASLLNCLPKDGDLECSVS, from the exons ATGCGAAGTCGCAGCAACTCCGGAGTCCGTTTGGACTACTATCAGCGTGTGGttcataaaataattatggaCCATCAAAATCCAGTTACTGGCCTTTTTCCGGCGAGTGCTGACATTAATCATGCATGGATACGAGACAACATCTATTGCATATTAGCAGTCTGGGGTCTTTCAATGGCCTATAAAAAAATAGCTGATGCTGACGAGGATAGGGCCAAAACTTACGAGTTGGAGCAAAGCTGTGTTAAATTGATGCGTGGTTTGTTAATGGCCATGATGCAGCAAAAGgataaagtagaaaaatttaaaacaactCAAAATCCACATGACGCTTTGCATGCCAAGTATAGTTCTGTTAATGGACAAACTGTCGTTGGGGATGCAGAGTGGGGACATCTTCAAATTGATGCTATTTCTCTATATTTGTTGATTCTCGCTCAGATGACTGCATCTGGAttacaaattgttttcaatttggaTGAG GTGGCTTTTATACAGAATTTAGTATTTTATATTGAATCTGCTTATTGCACGCCGGATTACGGTATTTGGGAACGAGGAGATAAAACTAATCACGGATTACCAGAGCTCAATGCTAGCAGCATAGGAATGGCCAAGGCCGCACTCGAAGCTATGAACGAACTGGATTTGTTTGGTGCTCGCGGTGGTCCAACTTCCGTTATCCACGTACTGGCTGACGAGGCGCAAAAGTGTCAGGCCGTGCTACAGTCTATGTTACCAAGAGAATCCAATTCAAAGGAACTCGACAGTGGTCTTTTGTCTATCATAAGTTTCCCAGCTTTTGCTGTTGACGAACCTAATCTTATCGATTTAACTAGGAGTGctattatcaaaaaattacaaggaaGATACGGTTGCAAGAGGTTCCTCAGAGATGGTCACAGGACTCCCAAAGAAGATCCTAATCG CCTATATTACGAACCATGGGAGCTCCGCATGTTTGAGAATATAGAATGTGAATGGCCTTTGTTCTTCTGCTACTTGATTCTTGACTTTTGCTTTCAAGGCAATAAGGACGcagttataaaatatacagaaTATCTTGAGGCAATTATGATTAAAACTGAAGACGGAATGAAATTAGTTCCAGAATTATATACTGTACCAGCTGATAAGGTAGCTGCTGAATATGCAGATCCCGGTAGCCAAGAAAGAGAGGCAATAGGTAGATGTCCTTTCATGTGGGCACAATCATTGTACATTCTAGGAAAACTGTTGCAAGAG GGTTTCTTGGCAGTTGGAGAGCTAGATCCACTAAACAGACGTTTGTGCAGTGAGAAGAAACCGGATGTTGTGGTACAAGTAGTTATACTCGCAGAGGATGCTGAAATACGCGAAAAAATTGCCCAACACGATATCCATGTTCAAACTATCGCGGAAGTAGCACCAATAGAAGTACAGCCTGCCAAAGTCCTCAGTCATTTGTATACTTATCTAG gacgtaataaaaaattaggttTATCAGGGCGAAAATCGAGAGATGTGGGAATACTCAGCACAAGCAAATTATACTCTCtacatgataaaatatttgcgTTTACACCACAA AACTTTGATGGGGAGGAGTACTATACAACAAATGATGCGGCTCTACTCGTCGATACTGTTACAAACTACCTGGCCTTCCTCACCATCAACTGGAAACAAATGCTTGGAAGACCTACTCTTACACTTGTAGCCACTCATAATCATCTAG ATCAAGGAAAAATTCCCTTGGCCATGATCACTaccatgaaaaaattaaagagcGGCTATATCAACGGAACTAGAGTATCCCTGGgaaatttaaatgaattctTAAGTACCTCTTGTATCACCAATTTAAGCTTCTTGGGTAGCTCAGAGGAAGGCAGACCTGATAAATTGAATCCCCAG GTTCAACAATACCTGGATGATCACTTATTACGTGCCTTTCCGCATCGTTCTGGCCTTCTTAATCGGCCTGTTGCTCGGAGCGGACGAAATCTCAGACGTAAAATGTCTGTCAAGGGTGctataaaaaaaactagatCCATAGCGGTAGAAC TGGTTCCTATAAGTCTCCAAGAGC CTGAAAGTCTCGGAATGTCTGGAGATGAACGTAGAATTTCCGTGGGCTACTCCTCCAATCCATTTATCGAGATAACGGATACGGCAGCAGCAAAGCAATCATCTTCTCCACCAGTAATCGTAACTCGTACACCATCACCGACTGATGACCTGTTGCCATGGAAGCAATCCGCCAAGTCGCATAGACATAGATTAGCATCTGAAACACAATACGCTGATACCGAAGTGGAAGAGTTATTAGCAATGTTGAGGGAAACTGAAAGTTTAGAAGAGCAGGGAGACATCTTGCAATATTTG GTTGATTCGCAAGGATTGCATTATGACACTGGTATGCTTGAGGAGGGGCGGCATGTTACTGTTAAAGACTTGCTGAAAGGATTATATCAAAAGGCTTGCCAGCAAAAAATGTGGGGTATTGTAAGGCACACAGCTGGTATGCTAGGAAAACGTGTTGAAGATCTAGCCAAGGCTGTTACTGACTTGCTAGTCCGTCAAAAGCAAGTTACAGTCGGCATGCCACCTTCGAATGAGTATACTATCGTTGCACCTTTGCCAGAAAATGAATTGAGATCTCTGATTCACCAAGCTTATGGTGATGATGAATCTACCGCCATGTTGACCCAGGAGCTACTTGTTTACTTGGCAATGTTTATCAGAACTGAGCCTCAACTATTTCACGAAATGTTGAGGCTTAGAGTTGGATTGATTATCCAAGTTATGGCCACTGAACTTTCTCGAACATTAATTTGTACTGGAGAGGAAGCATCTGAACATTTACTGAACTTATCTccatttgaaatgaaaaatttgttacatcATATTATGAGTGGCAAGGAATTCGCCATAAGTAGCG TTGGACGTGGAAACTTCTCTGTCATTAGCTGTAAATCAGGCAGAGTTAGTAGG AAATCTCAAATTGGTTCCTTTCTGGAAGTTGACCAGCCGGATGGCGGTGAATTAGAGCCTGATAGACAAGGTCAATGGTTGCGAAGACGGAGGCTAGATGGAGCCTTGAACAGAGTACCCAGAGATTTTTATCCTCGGGTATGGGGAGTGCTTGAACGA TGTCAAGGTTTGGCTATCGAGGGTAGAGTACTTCCGCAGAATTTAACGCAAGAAATGACGCCCGGAGAATTAAAATTTGCATTAGCCGTTGAAACTGTCCTGAATACTATACCACAACCAGAATATCGCCAGCTAGTAGTCGAGGCTCTAATGGTTCTCACTTTAGTTACTGAATACAATGTTGTAGCTTCGCTAGGTGGGCTCATAGCTGTCGAACATTTAGTGCATAAAGCAAATGTCATATTTTTGGAAGATCAG ATGAATTCAGATGGAGACGCAACACTCTGTTGCGCTAAGCCAAAAGAACAGCGTGAGACAACTGCAACAGGAGGCTTACTTTGTGGCGGAGCTGCTTATGTCTGtcaacatttttatgataGTGCACCTAGCGGCAGTTACGGAACCATGACATATATCACAAGGGCTATAGCTTCTTTGCTGAATTGTCTACCAAAAGATGGGGACCTAGAATGTTCAGTGTCATAG